TACATTATCCCTAGTGAGATTAATTGCATCAACCATATATTCTATTTCTATAGTTAATCCTGATTTTTTGTCTATTTCTTTTGTAAAATCTCCATTACTAAAATCATTTAATATATTAACAACATAATTTATAGGATTAATTATCTTCTTTTTAGTAAATCTAGATGCACCCCATATTGCCACACCAATAGATAAAAAGGCTATTATAATATTTATTATAGCTGACTTAAATATGGTATCTGTTAATTCTTTCTTAGGTATTAATCCTACTGTAATATATCCATTACTTTTCTCTACCCCTTTAAATATGACCATTTTAGTTCCATTTATATATTGTTCAAATACATCTTCTTTTGAATTTAAGATATCTAATGCATCCTTGTCCTTTTTACCTATCTTATTACTATCTCTATGAGATAGTATAGTTCCATTTTTATCTATAACCATAGCAAAACCATTCTTACCTATTCTCATATTTTTAGTAATTTTATCTATGTATCTTAACTTTATATCCAGTCCTATTACCCCAACTATATTTCCTGAACCATCCTTAACCGCTTTTGCATATGTAACTTCATATTCTTTATCTTTTCCTCTCGAAATATAAGGATCTGTTAATATGGCTTCATTAGGATTTTCTATTGCTTTTTTATACCACTGAGTTTTAGTTACATCAAAATCTTCACTTATATTTTGTTCTGGTTGGGCAATTACTTTTCCGTTTTTAGCTCCCATATATACGGCTGTTATACCCTCATGCGATTCTAAAAATGATTTTAAATTATTGTTAAGCCATTGTTCATGATCTGAACCATCTAATATAACTTTTGCATTTGGTTCTAAAGATAACATATTTACAGATTCTTTACTTGAATTATTTAGATGATTTATATACTGATTTATAGTTTTTATACTACTTATTGCTATCTGATTAAAATCTTCTTTTTGTTCTCCCTCCATAATATGATAATTTATTCCAGTTACCAATAACAATGGTACTAAAATTGATACAAATAATAAAATTAGCATTTGTTTATACAAACTTCTCTTATTTTGTTTCACTTGCTCTGTCCCCCTATTAGTTTAATTTTTTATCCTATTTATTATCGAAAAAAACACATAATTTTTAACTAACACTGTGAATCTAAACCATTGATAGACTTGTGGAGGGTGTATCTCTTGAAATTTATAATCAGCATAAATATTCCTTAAATGCGTTTCAATAAAAATTAAACCCTAATGATATATTGTTATATATCATTAGGGTTTAATTGTGTTTATGATTTGTTTTAATATCGATCCCATTTCTTCTTTAAGATTGTACTCTCCATCATGTAAGCACCAGTCGTATACAACACCTCTCATTAAAACAAATATAAATCTTGTAATTTGTTGTGATGTCATGCTATTTTTTACTTCATTCTTTTCTTGTCCCTCTTCTATTATGGCATCTAATATCGTCTGCATATGTCTTCCTTTAGTAATAAACATCTTATTATTAGAATTATACAATTGTTTCATCATATCAATTCCCATTTTTTCATTGTATTCTGCATAGTAATTAAAATATTCTATTATTTTATCTATGGTATTTTCACTAAAAAGTCTTTCTTTAATGGTATCATAAAAAAAGTCATCCGCTATTTTATAAAGTTCCGTAAAAATTTCATTCTTAGATTCAAAGTAATGATAAAAAGTACCTACCGATACTCCTGCATTTTTACAAATCTCTTGAATAGTAACATTATCATATCCCTTTTTCTTCATAAGTTGTGTTGCGATATCATATATTTTTTTCTTTGTATTCATTGCCTGAATCTGCCTTCTTGTAGGTTCTTGCATTTTTTATTCTCCTAATTTAAAAATTTAGCCATATTATTAATTATACTTTACAATTATATATTGTCAAATTTATTGCATTATTTTCAAATTAAACCAATTATTTTATTGACAAACAGATATTAATACATTATACTGAATATATTCAGTGAATACATTCAGTGAGTACATTCAGTGAGTACATTCAGTGAGTACATTATAGTTAAACGTATTTATTTAGTAAGTTTTGTATATTAAAATAGGGAGGATGTTATATGAATAAGAAATATTCAAATTTATTTGAGCCAATAAAAATTGGTAATGTAGAAATTAAGAACAGATTTGCAATGGCACCTATGGGTCCTGCTGGATTATGTTCTGAAGATGGTAGTTTTAATGAAAAAGGAATTGATTACTATGTTGAAAGAGCTAAAGGTGGCACTGGATTAATAATAACTGGTGTTACTTATGTTGAAAATGACATAGAAAAGTGCGCTATGCCCTCTATGCCTTGTCCAACACTTAATCCTAGTAGCTTCATAAAATCTGCAAAAGTGCTAACTGAAAGAGTTCACGCTTACAATTCAAAAATCTTTCTTCAATTAACAGCAGGTTTTGGACGTGTTAGTATTCCTGGTATAGTTGGAGATATTACTCCAATTGCCCCATCCCCTATTCCTCATAAATGGCTTCCTGAAATAACATGTAGACCACTTACTATAGAAGAAATTGAAACTTATATAAGAAAATTTGGTGAATCTGCAGCTATCGCAAAAGAAGCTGGCTTTGATGGAGTTGAAGTACATGCTGTTCATGAAGGCTATCTTCTTGATCAATTTACTATGACTCTATTTAATAAAAGAACAGATAAATACGGTGGTTCCTTAGAAAATAGACTTAGATTCCCAATAGAAATTTTAAAAGAAATCAAAGAAAAATGTGGACAAGATTTCCCAGTATCTCTTCGTTATAGTGTTAAAAGCTATGTAAAAGGATTAAATGACGGTGCTTTACCTGGAGAAGAATTCGAAGAAAAAGGTCGTGATCTTAATGAAGGACTTAAAGCCGCTAAAATCTTAGAAGAAGCTGGATATGATGCCTTCAACTCAGATGCTGGTACTTATGACTCTTGGTATTGGAATCATCCACCTATGTACTTTAAAAAAGGAATGTACCTTTCATTAAATGAAAAATTAAAACAAGTATTAAAAGTTCCAGTAATTACTGCTGGAAGAATGGATAATCCAGACTTAGCAAGTAATGCTATATCTCAAAACAAAACAGATATGATAGCTTTAGGTAGACCACTTTTAGCAGATGCTTATATCCCAGAAAAAATAAAACAAGACAAACTTGAAAATATTCGTCCTTGTTTATCTTGTCATGATGGATGTATGGGAAGACTTGCATTAGGTGGAGGCCTTTCTTGTGCTGTAAATCCAGCTACAGGAAGAGAAAAAGAATTCCAGCTACAACCTGCTACTAAAATTAAAAATGTACTTATTATAGGTGGTGGTGTTGCCGGATGTGAAGCTGCTAGAGTTTGTGCTATAAGAGGTCATAAAGTTTCCTTATATGAAAAAACAGACAAGCTAGGCGGAAATATTATTCCTGGTGGAGTTCCAGACTTTAAAGAAGATGACAGAGCCCTTGTTCAATGGTATTACAATGAATTAAAACAAAATAATGTTGATATTCATTTTAATACTACAGTTACAGAAGAACTAATTAGCAAATTAAACTGTGATGTTATAATTATTGCTACAGGTTCAAAACCTAGAATATTAAAACTAGATGGTGATATGGACAAAGTTTATACTGCCCAAGATGTTTTATTAAACACTAAAGAACCAGGAGATTCAACAGTTATACTCGGCGGTGGACTTGTAGGATGTGAAACTGCTCTTTGGCTTATAAAACAAGGTAAAAAAGTTACAATTATTGAAGCTCTTGATGATATACTTGCTTCAGGACCAGCAATATGTCATGCAAATAGCCAAATGCTAAAAGATCTTTTAAAGTTCCATAAAGTTGATATAAGAACTAATTCTTTAGTGTCAAAAGTAACTGATGAAGGTATTATAATAAAAGAAAATAACAATGAAGCTTCTATCCCTTGTGATTCTGTTATCTTAGCTGTTGGATATACTTCTGAAAAAGACTTATATGAAAAATTAAAATTTAATAATAAAGAAATGTATCTATTGGGAGATGCAAGACAAGTACAAAATATTATGACAGCCATATGGGATGCATTTGAAGTAGCAAGAAACATATAAATAAAAAATGAGTAGCCAACATGTGCTACTCATTTTTTATACTTTATAGATTTAATATCAATAATTTAGTATAATAATTTTATACTATTTTTCATATTTAAGGAGTATTTATGAATACTTTTAAATTTATTGTAATTAGCTCACTTTTAGCTTTACTATGTTGCATATTAACTTCATGTAATAATATATGTGGAAATAAATTACTAAAACAAATTACCACTTCTGATAATAAATATACTGCAATAGCTTTTATCAGAGATGCTGGTGCTACCACTGCATTTAGTCCACAAGTTTCATTATTTAAAGTTGGACACAACTTAACTGATTCGGATACAGGAAATATTTTTATAGGAAATAACTCTGATTTTATAGATATAGAATGGAAAAATGAAAACACTTTGATTATAAAACACAAATGTCCAAAAGAAGAAATACATAAAAAAGAAACTAAACTTAAAAATATTAATATTGAATACATAAAACTTGATGATAATAACTAAATTTATTTTTATAATTGCATTATAAGGAGGATAATTATATGCCAACATCGAGCAATAACCCTAAATGGGGGTTATATCTAATTTAATAAATCGTAATAAACTTGCTAAGATAGGTTGTATATGTAATATAATATCTCTTATTTTACCATATATATATTTTTATTTAGGAACACTCATTTTTGGTCCTTGATTTTATGTATAACATATCGCAAATCTTACTGAATAAATTTAAATTACAAAAGCCTAGATTTATAACTAATATTTTTTAGTTATAAATCTAGGCTTTTGTATTTATACACTATATATTTATGATTTACTAAACCCCAGTAGAGCCAAATCCATTCTCACCTCTAGTTGTTTCTGTCAGCTCAACAACTTCTTCTACTTTTAAAGTTAATGTTGGTTTTATAACCATTTGTGCTATTTTCATTCCTTCTTCTACTTTAAATTCTTCACTACCAAGATTTATTAATATTATACCTATTTCTCCCCTGTATCCTTCATCTATAGTTCCTGGAGTATTTAAAACAGTAATACCATGTTTTAATGCTAACCCACTTCTTGGTCTAATTTGTGCTTCTGTATCTTTAGGTAATTGAATTTTAATTCCTGTATGTATAAGTTTTCTTTCCATTGGCTTTAAAGTTATCTCCTCTACAGAAAATAAATCCATTCCAGCATCTCCTTCATGGGCTTGAAATGGTATTATAGCTTTCTCATTAGTTTTTTCTACTAAAAGTTTCATCCTAAGTCCTCCTAATTTCTTCAATGAGTTTATATTATTAATGCATTATTAAAAAGATGAGTTTTTACTCATCCTTTTATTATTTTAATCCTACATTTTGTATTACTTTAGAAAATTGTGATCCATACGCTAACATTAATAAAATTATACCAGTAATTAGTGCTAATCCTATTTTATTTTCTAAATTCATTTTAATCTACCTCTCTTATTAATTATTCTTCTAAATTATTTAAGATTATAGACCAATTAGCGCATTTTAAACTAATATTAATTTAATTCATATTCCTTATAATAATCATTTTATAAACAATTATATAATAAAAACCTTAATTTGTGTAATTATGTATATATTAAAGTTAATTTTTCAATTTATAAAATAAATCTTTATCAAATTCTTCTCCTAAACTCAATATTTCATTTCCATATTCATCTACAACACAAACGCCTTCATATGAACCATTCATAGGATATGCCCTATATTTGTGTTTAATTACTAGTAGTTTCCCTTTATATTTTCCATTTTCTATAATTTCAAAGTAATTTCCGTCACAAATAAATTTTTCTTCACCAGTTTCTACATCTACCTTATGCACAGCAGCAGAAACAGCCCAAGCTTCGGATAAAAAGTATATACTTTTTTTATCTGATGTAAATTTAGGATTAGATATACCGGCTATAACATACCTTACATCTTCCTCCTCTCTAGAACTAACTAGTAATTTTTCTTGTCCATTAGAATACTTTAACCATAATTGATTATTTTCTATATCACCTAAACCTGTTGATATAGGTGGTAAATTTGTTTCTTTTATTAAAATATCTGTAGGTACAACTTTATCCTTTATACGAAATTTACATCTTTGTGATTTTTTCATACTCTTTCCTAATACAGATTTTATATTTTTATCTACAATTAGTTCATATTCTTTAGATGACACATATCCATCCTTTGGTGGAATAACATATATTGACTTATTATTTTCTCCTAAAATAAATTTTACATCAACTTTAACTCCATCTTTATCTCTCACAATAATATTATTTTTTATATTACTATCAAAAACAACCTCATCAGAAAAAGTTATATTCCATTCTTTATTACAATCAACAACTTGATTTTGAATAATATCTAGAGCATTTGCATGACTAGAAATTGATAATAATAACCCAAGTGTAAATATTGATTTTACACAAAATGATTTTTTCATCTTCTTCATCTCTCCCTTATATCTTTAAGTGAACTTATGAAAATTATAACATATTTTGTATTTATTTTGAATTTACACTAACTATTTAGTTCCAATACTTATATATTTTAAGTATAGATATCAAATATATACTGTATTCTTATAACTCCATATTATTAAGAATCTATTTAAGTTCCCTTAGTTCATCTAATGTTAGTGTAATTCCCTTACCTATTTTTTCATGTTAAGGTGACCAATCTCTTAAATCATATTTTGGCTATTTATCATTCCAAGTAATTAAATTCAATTCTTTTGTCCACCCTTTTGATGATTCAGAAATCACCCCTATGTTTTCTTTTATTTCATTCTTTATATTTGCCAACTTAATCACTTCCCTATTACCTAATTTTCAAAATTACTTTCTACTGTCAACAAAAACATAATATTGATGGAGCTACCTTTTCGGTTTCAAGTAACTTATTGATTCCTTTTTTTGTATAATTTTATATTCTATTTATATATATAATATCCTCTTAATGAGTTATAGGTTGTTTTCTAAATTTATAAATGGACCTGCTTTAGATCTGAATTGGTATAACCTTAAACTCGCAATACCTTTACTTTCAGATGTTAAGCTAGTCCATTTTATTATTTTAATTTAAATCTAATTTTCTAATAATCTACTTTGCTATTATCCCTTACAAATCTCATGTAACTCTATAACCTCTAGAAGAGTATTTTTTTGATTACTTGTAAGTTCATAATCTAAAAACTGAGTATCTCCTTCAAATCTTATCAACGCTTTTTTAGCCTTTCCTAGTTTTTTTAAATTATCAATCATATTTAAATTAGTATTATAATCACTAAGTATGGTATCTTCAAGAACAGGTATTTCAATCCACTCATATATTCCCGTTCCGAATCCAACATTTGATTTTCTATCAAAATAATCAAATTTTAGATCAAAAATTTCTCCATCTGCGTTACATTTAATATTTTTTGTAAATACCCACTCTGATCTATTAAATCCTGCAATTAATTTTAATACATCAATTCCAACTTCTCCTCTCAGATAAGGATAGAATATAACGCTCCCCTCTCCAATATCAATTAATTCTCCATAAGGTTTAGGCATATATGTAACATCCTCACTAACTTTATCTTTACATTTATTTACCTTTGATAATAAATACTCTTCCGATTTCTTTAGCATGTCCTCTTTTGCTTTTAATAAAATATCTTTCATATGATTTTGAGCTTCACTATAGTTTGTATCATCCTTAATAACATTATTAAATTGTTCTAACGCATAAAAATAATTTTTATTTTTCTCAAGCTTAATACCATTTTTAAAAGCTTTTCTTGAATCACTATATTTTTTTATCTTTTCTTTAGATTTATTTATTTGTTCAAAATTAAATTTATAATAGTACATTTGATCCAATACATCTAATTCCTTATTACAATCACTTCTATTTTTATCATTAATGAAATCATTTTGTAAGTGACTAATCTTATTTGTTAGGTATTTTCCTATTTTTTTATCAAATTTATCTTGTTTATTCTTATCATTATTATTTATAACATTAGAATATACTTGTTTTGCATCCTCATATTTTTCAGCATTAAATGCCTTTTTAAATGCATTTATATCTTTATTATTTATATGAACACATATACATATGTTAAGAATTATAATTGCTATCATAACCCCTAAAGATATACATAGTTTCTTTTTGTCTTTTAATAAACTTTCAACTACTTTATCTAACTTACTAATTACTTTTTTAAATAATACTAAAATTTTATTTTTATTTTTTGAATCTTGTTTTTTTAACTTTTTACCACACTTAGAGCAATAAACACTAGAATTATCATTTTCAGTACCACATTTATGACAAAACATACAATCACCTCGTCTACAAAATTATGATTTAATCTAACTAATCTACTATATTTTCTTAAAAATGAATATTATTACATAAAACCATAATTTTTATAGTCATATATCTTTTAACTTATCCTTCTAAACTCACAGACACAAAAAAAACAAAACCACCAGGCATTAACCTGGTGGTTTTCATATACGAGATAAGTCTATAAGCCGAGTTCTGTATTTGATGATCATCTATCTAGGCCTAATGTTACCATTAGACTCAAGCGATTTTACCCGGGGACGGAACGGGCCGCTCCTTAATGTCCCTCTATTCAATCTTGCTCCAGATGGGGTTTACATAGCCGCAAAGTCACCATTGCGCTGGTGAGCTCTTACCTCACCTTTCCACCCTTACCACAAACAAAGTTTATGGCGGTATATCTCTGTTGCACTTTCCTTAGAGTCGCCTCCACTGGGAGTTACCCAGCACCCTGCCCTATGGAGCTCGGACTTTCCTCTCCTACATAAAATGTAGCAGCGATCATCTGGCTTACTCGCAGATTTTATATTAACACACAATTGCTTAAAAATCAAATGAATTTTTGGCAATTATCCTATTTTATAAGGATCTTTAATAACTTCTGAAAATATTATTTTATTTTCAAATCCCGCTTCTTTAATTTTTTCTTGTAGTCTTACACAGATATCCTTAAAAGCTATCCATTCTGTTGGGAAGTGTCCTCCATCAATAACTACCACTCCATCTTCATTATAATCACTTATAACATGGTAAGTAGTATCCCCTGTAATTATACACTCTGCTCCCATGTTTCTAGCTCTATTAAAATAATCCTGTCCACTACCATTTATAACTGCAATTGTTTTTATTTCTTTAGAATCTTCTCCTATGTATCTTACAAAAGGTGTGTTTAAAACTTCCTTTACTCTATTACACATTTCTTTTACTGTTATAGGACTTTCTAAAGTACCTACTCTACCTAATCCACTTACATCATCATCTTCGTCTTTTCCTTCTGAAAACTCTATAGTCTTGCAGTTTTTAATCTTTAGTAATTTCATAACTGTATCATTTATTCCATCTTTAACTGAATCTAAATTAGTATGTGCAGAATATAGACTTATATTGTTTTTTATAAGTTCTAATATTTTTCTTCCAACTAATGTTTCAGACGTAATAGATGATGGTTTTTTATATAATAATGGATGATGAGCAAAAATAAAATTACAGTTTTTTGCTTTAGCTTCTTCTATAACATCTAATGTACAATCTAAAGTTACAAGAATATTACCTATTTCATTATTAAGTTCTCCTACCATAAGTCCAACATTATCATAACTTAACTTTAACTTAACAGGAGCAAATTCTTCTACTATATTTTTAAAATCAACTACTTTTAAAGACATTTAATTAATTCCTCCAATTTTTTAATGTTTTGTTTTAATTCCATTTTTCTTTCTTTGGCAAGTTCAGTATCATCCTTAATGTATTTAACAATATTTTTATATTTATCTATTTTAAAATTAATGTATTCCTTAACTAAAGGATGTTTTTTATCTATTAATTTTTCCCCTATTTCATAGTATATATCGTCTAATTTTTTAGGATTATTGTTAAATCTTACTTTTATAATCTCATAATATTTTCCTTCATCAAAACATAATTCTTCATCTAAAACATCATATCCACTCTCATATATATACTTTCTTAATATATCCGGATTTTGAACTGGTTGAAGTATACAATAATCCAGTGACTTAAACACATCTTTGCTCTCTTCAATTATATCTCTTATTAAATTTCCGCCCATTCCCGCAATTATTGCACCATTAACTTCATTAGGATTTATGGTAGTAAGACCTCCACCAAGTCTACAAGTTATCTTATCACTTAATCCTTCTCTTCTTATATTAGATTTTGCCTTTTCTACTGGTCCTTTATTTATATCTGATGCAATAGCAGCATTACAAACTCCATTTTTTATTAAATATATAGGAAGATATGCATGATCTGTACCTATATCCGAAATACTCTCACATTTATCTACTAATAGTCCGATAGTTTTTAATCTTAAGCTTATATTCATAAATTCTCTCC
This Clostridium novyi NT DNA region includes the following protein-coding sequences:
- a CDS encoding methyl-accepting chemotaxis protein — encoded protein: MKQNKRSLYKQMLILLFVSILVPLLLVTGINYHIMEGEQKEDFNQIAISSIKTINQYINHLNNSSKESVNMLSLEPNAKVILDGSDHEQWLNNNLKSFLESHEGITAVYMGAKNGKVIAQPEQNISEDFDVTKTQWYKKAIENPNEAILTDPYISRGKDKEYEVTYAKAVKDGSGNIVGVIGLDIKLRYIDKITKNMRIGKNGFAMVIDKNGTILSHRDSNKIGKKDKDALDILNSKEDVFEQYINGTKMVIFKGVEKSNGYITVGLIPKKELTDTIFKSAIINIIIAFLSIGVAIWGASRFTKKKIINPINYVVNILNDFSNGDFTKEIDKKSGLTIEIEYMVDAINLTRDNVVNIVKNIKNACYNLKENSNTLLSITEQSNVASDEIAKAIQQIADGSVSQSEKLNESVHLTEILNDIVVNSITNSEKMMKASEEVRNVSDEGKSLLKNLEGTFNEGKEANLEVIREVKNLGDKSKEIEEITEVIKGITEQTKLLALNASIEAARAGEAGKGFAVVAEEVTKLAEQSSNSAIKIKNVIDDIKSSMIEVFNKLDNAIKFSSKTGEDINVTEKNFNDIRESIEILKENIDNVNSDLKDIKKNKDSVLYNIGKISSVAQETAATSEEVSASSEEQASGLQEIVLSAEKLNNLSEKLEDIIEVFKI
- a CDS encoding TetR/AcrR family transcriptional regulator, whose protein sequence is MQEPTRRQIQAMNTKKKIYDIATQLMKKKGYDNVTIQEICKNAGVSVGTFYHYFESKNEIFTELYKIADDFFYDTIKERLFSENTIDKIIEYFNYYAEYNEKMGIDMMKQLYNSNNKMFITKGRHMQTILDAIIEEGQEKNEVKNSMTSQQITRFIFVLMRGVVYDWCLHDGEYNLKEEMGSILKQIINTIKP
- a CDS encoding FAD-dependent oxidoreductase encodes the protein MNKKYSNLFEPIKIGNVEIKNRFAMAPMGPAGLCSEDGSFNEKGIDYYVERAKGGTGLIITGVTYVENDIEKCAMPSMPCPTLNPSSFIKSAKVLTERVHAYNSKIFLQLTAGFGRVSIPGIVGDITPIAPSPIPHKWLPEITCRPLTIEEIETYIRKFGESAAIAKEAGFDGVEVHAVHEGYLLDQFTMTLFNKRTDKYGGSLENRLRFPIEILKEIKEKCGQDFPVSLRYSVKSYVKGLNDGALPGEEFEEKGRDLNEGLKAAKILEEAGYDAFNSDAGTYDSWYWNHPPMYFKKGMYLSLNEKLKQVLKVPVITAGRMDNPDLASNAISQNKTDMIALGRPLLADAYIPEKIKQDKLENIRPCLSCHDGCMGRLALGGGLSCAVNPATGREKEFQLQPATKIKNVLIIGGGVAGCEAARVCAIRGHKVSLYEKTDKLGGNIIPGGVPDFKEDDRALVQWYYNELKQNNVDIHFNTTVTEELISKLNCDVIIIATGSKPRILKLDGDMDKVYTAQDVLLNTKEPGDSTVILGGGLVGCETALWLIKQGKKVTIIEALDDILASGPAICHANSQMLKDLLKFHKVDIRTNSLVSKVTDEGIIIKENNNEASIPCDSVILAVGYTSEKDLYEKLKFNNKEMYLLGDARQVQNIMTAIWDAFEVARNI
- a CDS encoding DUF5412 family protein — its product is MNTFKFIVISSLLALLCCILTSCNNICGNKLLKQITTSDNKYTAIAFIRDAGATTAFSPQVSLFKVGHNLTDSDTGNIFIGNNSDFIDIEWKNENTLIIKHKCPKEEIHKKETKLKNINIEYIKLDDNN
- the dut gene encoding dUTP diphosphatase, with protein sequence MKLLVEKTNEKAIIPFQAHEGDAGMDLFSVEEITLKPMERKLIHTGIKIQLPKDTEAQIRPRSGLALKHGITVLNTPGTIDEGYRGEIGIILINLGSEEFKVEEGMKIAQMVIKPTLTLKVEEVVELTETTRGENGFGSTGV
- a CDS encoding zinc ribbon domain-containing protein, producing MFCHKCGTENDNSSVYCSKCGKKLKKQDSKNKNKILVLFKKVISKLDKVVESLLKDKKKLCISLGVMIAIIILNICICVHINNKDINAFKKAFNAEKYEDAKQVYSNVINNNDKNKQDKFDKKIGKYLTNKISHLQNDFINDKNRSDCNKELDVLDQMYYYKFNFEQINKSKEKIKKYSDSRKAFKNGIKLEKNKNYFYALEQFNNVIKDDTNYSEAQNHMKDILLKAKEDMLKKSEEYLLSKVNKCKDKVSEDVTYMPKPYGELIDIGEGSVIFYPYLRGEVGIDVLKLIAGFNRSEWVFTKNIKCNADGEIFDLKFDYFDRKSNVGFGTGIYEWIEIPVLEDTILSDYNTNLNMIDNLKKLGKAKKALIRFEGDTQFLDYELTSNQKNTLLEVIELHEICKG
- a CDS encoding Nif3-like dinuclear metal center hexameric protein; amino-acid sequence: MSLKVVDFKNIVEEFAPVKLKLSYDNVGLMVGELNNEIGNILVTLDCTLDVIEEAKAKNCNFIFAHHPLLYKKPSSITSETLVGRKILELIKNNISLYSAHTNLDSVKDGINDTVMKLLKIKNCKTIEFSEGKDEDDDVSGLGRVGTLESPITVKEMCNRVKEVLNTPFVRYIGEDSKEIKTIAVINGSGQDYFNRARNMGAECIITGDTTYHVISDYNEDGVVVIDGGHFPTEWIAFKDICVRLQEKIKEAGFENKIIFSEVIKDPYKIG
- a CDS encoding tRNA (adenine(22)-N(1))-methyltransferase, translated to MNISLRLKTIGLLVDKCESISDIGTDHAYLPIYLIKNGVCNAAIASDINKGPVEKAKSNIRREGLSDKITCRLGGGLTTINPNEVNGAIIAGMGGNLIRDIIEESKDVFKSLDYCILQPVQNPDILRKYIYESGYDVLDEELCFDEGKYYEIIKVRFNNNPKKLDDIYYEIGEKLIDKKHPLVKEYINFKIDKYKNIVKYIKDDTELAKERKMELKQNIKKLEELIKCL